The Pseudomonadota bacterium DNA segment CTTGGCGAGGTTTGGCGCGCTGTAGTCGATGACCACCGTCTCGGGCGCGTCGTTGGTCGGCACCCCGAGGCGCGTGTCGGCGAGCATCGCCGCGAGTTGGCGGTCGAGCACGCCCGCGTCGACACGGAAGTTCAGGAATCCGGGACCGGCGATCTCGACGCCGCCGATCGCGTCGTCGGCCGGCAGGGCCGCGAGCAGCGCCTCGGCGACCGCGCGCGGCGCTTTGCCGGCCGGTTTCGCCAGCACCATGGCGAGGTTGCTCGCGAAATCGCCGTGCGCCTTGTCTTTGGCCTCGTCGACCCGGATCGCCGGTGCGGTGCCTGCGGGCAGGTTGCCCTCGGCCACGAGGCGGTCAACGGCGGTTTGAAGCAGCTCGGCGATGCGGGATTTCATGGGGTGCGGCACACGTAGGTCAGCCGGAAAGTTTAGCAGTCTGCCCCGGGCGAAGTGCGCAGGTTTCGGGCGGCGGTGTGGCCCCGGAGCGCGCAGACTTGCTATCGACGTCCCCCAACAGGAGCCTCCTATGGCCTTTCAAGTCCACGCCTTGCCCGTCGAACCTTTTGCCCCGTTGTTCGCCCTGCCTGACGCCGCCCTCGACGCGCACCATGCGCGCCGCGTTACCGTCGAACAGGCGGGCTACGCGCCCTGTCGGGTGAGCCTGAGCTACGCCGACGCGGGTGAAACGGTGTTGCTGGTCAACCACCTGCACCTTGACGTCGCCAACCCCTACCGCTCGCGGCACGCGGTGTACGTGCGAGAAGGCGCGCAACCCGGGGTGTTTGGTGTGAATGAACTGCCCGAAACCCTGCGGCGCAGCTTTCTGTCCGTGCGCTGGTTCGATGCGACGCACGACATGATCGACGCCGACCTGGTCGACGGCGACGGCCTCGCCGCTGCGCTCGACGCCGGGTTTGCGAAGCCTCAGGTCGAGTACGCACACCTGCACTATGCCAAGCGCGGCTGCTATGCGGCGCGCGTCACGCGTGCGTAGGGCGGCTCCGATTCAGTTCCAGGCGAGTGCAATGCGAGGCGTGATCTATTTGATAAAGCGCACCGGGCTGGCGTTCCAGTTTACAAAGCGTAAATCAGCGTTTTTGATGGTCCGTCACTCGGGTGATCACAACGGCGCAGGGTCGGGCACGGCTCACCGGGCGTATGAGGCTCAATCGGGGCCTCCCCAGTACACCGCGTCGATGTAACGGTCTGGCCGCACGCTCAGCGTGTCGACACCGAGCGCGTCCAGGCACGCGGCCACGCCGGGGTGGGTCTCGCCGTCAAACGGTACCACCCCGGCCGGTGTGGTCGCGTCGACCAGGCGGTGGCGTGTCAGCAGCGCGTGTCGGTAGCCGACCGCGTCGTCGAGGCGAATGCCGTCGGCGAGTGTGGGTTGTGGGGCGAGCGTGCCGACCCGATCGTGTGCCTCGGCTGACACGCCACCGAGGCGCCGTGACAGCGAGGCCATGGTCGCCGTGCCGGCCGTCGCGAGTGTCTGCGCCTGGGTTGGGTCGACGGTGCTGACCAGGTTGCCAAGCCGTGCCGCGGTATCGATGTAGGCTCGCACATGCGGGCCGCGCTCGGCAGCGTAGCTGTCCAAGTGCGCGGGATCGTCGCCGTTTTCCATGCAGCTGGCCACTTTCCAGGCGAGGTTGGCGGCGTCGCGGATGCCGGCGCACATACCTTGACCCATAAACGGGGGTGTCAGGTGCGCCGCGTCACCCGCCAACAAAACCCTGCCACGGCGCCAGGCCTTGGTCACCGCCGAGCGGAAGGTGTACACCGCCCGCCGTTCGATCTCGGCCTCGTGCGGTGCGAGCCAGGGCGCGAGCCGCGCCCAGATCCGCGCCGTTTCAGTCTCGGTGGCCTCGTCGTCGTCGGTGTTCAAGCGAAATTCCCAGCGTCGGCGCGTGCCCGGGTTGCGGCAGTAGGTGGCGGGCTGCTCGGGGTTGCAGAACTGCAGCGTGTGGTCGCCGAGGTCGGGGCGCTCGCGGGTCAGCAGCAGATCGATCACCAGCCAGCGTTCGGTGAAGCCGAGGTCGGTGTACTCGAGACCGAGTGCCGAGCGCACCGTCGAGCGGGCGCCGTCGCAGCCAACCGCGTAGCGCGCAGCCACCCGAGTCGGTGTGCCTGTCGCCTCGTCGACGGCATGGAGCACCACGCCGTCGTCGCTCGAGACGAGGCCGTCGACACGGTGCGCGGTCAGCAAATCGACGGCCGGGTCGCGGTCGAGGGTGGCGCGCAGCAGTTGCTCGAGGTCGGGCTGATGCAGCCGGTAGCTGGCGTGCCAGCCTTGCGGTGTGATCTCGGCGGGACGTGGCCAGTCGAGCAGGCAGCGCCCATCCGGCGCGACAAAGCGCATGCCCGGGTTGACCCGAACGCGCTCACGCAGGGCATCGCTGATCCCAACAGTCTGGAACACGCGCATGCACTCGTCGTCGAAGTGCACCGCCCGGGGCAGCGGGTAGAGGTCGGCGGCGCGGTCGAGCACCACCACCGACACGCCGCTGAGGGCCAGGAGTTTTGCGAGCACGGCGCCGGTTGGCCCGCAGCCGACCACGGCGACGTCGCAGCGGTAGGCGGGCGTGGTCACCGACGGTGCATCAGGTCGTAGAGCCAGGGGCACTCGGTGACCGGTGGCGCGCGCAGGCCCTGTTCCGCGGCGGCCGTGCGCAGCGCGCGAAACGCGTCGCGTTGCGCGTCCGGCAGGTACGGGCGGTCGTGCCCCCAGAAACTCGGACCGCAGTGGGTCTCGTGCGGTGTCCACGTGGCGGGGTCGATCACGCGGCCACCCCAGCCACTCTCGATGAAAAAGCCCGACGGCGTGTGCGCGTAGAAGCTGGTCATGTAATCGTTGGTGTGGCGACCGAGGGTGTAGGCGATGCCGTCGCCGCGGGCGAGTGCGAGGTCGTAGCCCTGCCCGACGTCGTCGAGGTTGCCGTACTCGACCATGAAGTGGTGTAGCCCGGCCTGGCCCGAGCCGATGATGGCGAAACTGTGGTGGCGGCCGTTGACGTGAAAGAAGAACATCGGCACCGGTGTCAGGCCGTAGTCGCTGACCCGAAAGCCGAGCAGATCCCGGTAGAACGGCACCAGCGCCTCGGCGTCCGGCACGTGCAACACCGCGTGGCCGAGTCCGAGCGGCCCGGTGACGAAGCCGCTGATCGGGCGTCCGGGTGCGAACGCGGTGTCGGCCTGTACCGGGTCGACGACCAACTCCACGCGGTTGCCGGCCGGGTCACTGAAGTGAACCAGCGCGCCCACCTGGCGGCGGTCGGCGAGGGCAGCCGAACCCGGCGTGACGGCGGTGCCGGCAGCGTCGAGCTGCGCGGCGAGGTGTTCGAGGTCGTCGCGCGTTGCCACTTCCCAACCGAGAAAAGCAAGCGTGTCACCGGTCTCGTCCGAGACGACGAAGCGTTGTGCTTGCCCGTCCATGCGAAAGCTGCGGTGTCGTCCGGCGGCGTCGACCGCGTGCATGCCGAGTTGCCCGGTCGCAAACGCGTGCCAGTCGGCCTCGCGGTCCGACCGCACTCCGATGTAGCTCAACGCACAGATGCCCATACCCGCCCCCGTGTGACTGCGGTCATCCTAGAGGATTCGCCTGCACGACACACAACGCCGTGGCCGCCCCGGCGCCGCGAAGCGACGTCGAAGAGACCGCATCCGCCCGCCCCACAGCCGTTCGCCGATCAGGCGTCGCCGAGCGAGGTCAGTTTCGGCATCAGGTTCAGCAGGTGCCGGCTGTAGTCGTGCTGCGGCGCGTCGAAGAGCGTGTTGGTCTCGGCGATCTCGCAGATGGCGCCGTGTCGCATCACCGCCACGCGGTCGCACATCTGGCGTATGACGGGCAGGTCGTGGCTGATGAACAGCAGCGTCAGACCGAGCTCGGCTTGCAAATCCTTCAACAGGTTCAGGATCGTCGCCTGCACCGACACATCGAGTGCCGAGGTGGGTTCGTCGCAGATCAGGATGCGCGGTCGCGACGCCAGCGCCCGCGCGATCGAGATGCGTTGGCGCTGACCGCCCGAGAACTCGTGCGGGTATTTGAGCTCGGCGGTGCGCGGCAAGCCAACGTGCTCGAGCAGGTCTGAGACGATCTGCCGCGTCTCCGCTTCCGAGCCCGTCGAGCGGTGGAAGCGGATCGGCTCGGCGACGATGTCGCGCACGCGCATGCGCGAGTTGAGCGAGGAGTACGGGTCCTGGAAAACCATCTGCACGCTGCGTCGCACCGCCTTGACCGCGTCGGACTTCGGCGCACTCAGAACATCCTGGCCGCGGACGGTGATGCGCCCGCTGTCGGCCGGGTAGAGCCCGGCGATGATCCGCGCGACCGTTGACTTGCCGGAGCCACTTTCCCCGACGAGGCCGAAGCTCTCGCCGGCGGTGACCTCGAAAGAGACGTCGTCCAGTGCGGTGATCGCGGTCTGGTTGCGTTTGAAGAACGCGCGTTGCAGCACGAAGGTCTTGTTGACGTTGGCCACCGTCAGCGCGACGTCGGTGTCGGCTGCCGTGTCGGCGGTGCGCGCGCCGAGCCAGTGCGTTTCGACGTCGATCGGTTTGAGCTTGCTGGTGCCGCCCTCGATGTAGTCAATCAGCGTGAAGCGGTCGATTTTGCGGTCGCCGCGCGGCACCGCGGCAATCAGGCTCTTGGTGTAGTCGTGCTTGGGCGCCCCGATCACTTGGGCCACGTCGCCGGTCTCGACAACCTCGCCGTTGTACATCACCGCCACCCGGTCGGCGATCTCGGCGATCACGCCGATGTCGTGGGTCACGAGGATCACACCGAGTTGGCGCGAGGCGCAGAGCGACTTGATCAGTTCGAGGATCTGCGCCTGAATCGACACGTCGAGCGCGGTGGTCGGTTCGTCCGCGATGATCAGGTCCGGGTCGCC contains these protein-coding regions:
- a CDS encoding DUF1203 domain-containing protein gives rise to the protein MAFQVHALPVEPFAPLFALPDAALDAHHARRVTVEQAGYAPCRVSLSYADAGETVLLVNHLHLDVANPYRSRHAVYVREGAQPGVFGVNELPETLRRSFLSVRWFDATHDMIDADLVDGDGLAAALDAGFAKPQVEYAHLHYAKRGCYAARVTRA
- a CDS encoding bifunctional 3-(3-hydroxy-phenyl)propionate/3-hydroxycinnamic acid hydroxylase; the protein is MTTPAYRCDVAVVGCGPTGAVLAKLLALSGVSVVVLDRAADLYPLPRAVHFDDECMRVFQTVGISDALRERVRVNPGMRFVAPDGRCLLDWPRPAEITPQGWHASYRLHQPDLEQLLRATLDRDPAVDLLTAHRVDGLVSSDDGVVLHAVDEATGTPTRVAARYAVGCDGARSTVRSALGLEYTDLGFTERWLVIDLLLTRERPDLGDHTLQFCNPEQPATYCRNPGTRRRWEFRLNTDDDEATETETARIWARLAPWLAPHEAEIERRAVYTFRSAVTKAWRRGRVLLAGDAAHLTPPFMGQGMCAGIRDAANLAWKVASCMENGDDPAHLDSYAAERGPHVRAYIDTAARLGNLVSTVDPTQAQTLATAGTATMASLSRRLGGVSAEAHDRVGTLAPQPTLADGIRLDDAVGYRHALLTRHRLVDATTPAGVVPFDGETHPGVAACLDALGVDTLSVRPDRYIDAVYWGGPD
- a CDS encoding VOC family protein; this encodes MGICALSYIGVRSDREADWHAFATGQLGMHAVDAAGRHRSFRMDGQAQRFVVSDETGDTLAFLGWEVATRDDLEHLAAQLDAAGTAVTPGSAALADRRQVGALVHFSDPAGNRVELVVDPVQADTAFAPGRPISGFVTGPLGLGHAVLHVPDAEALVPFYRDLLGFRVSDYGLTPVPMFFFHVNGRHHSFAIIGSGQAGLHHFMVEYGNLDDVGQGYDLALARGDGIAYTLGRHTNDYMTSFYAHTPSGFFIESGWGGRVIDPATWTPHETHCGPSFWGHDRPYLPDAQRDAFRALRTAAAEQGLRAPPVTECPWLYDLMHRR
- a CDS encoding ABC transporter ATP-binding protein, which translates into the protein MSVVRIENLNVEFPSRRGNVLAVRDVSLEVAPGEVLGLVGESGAGKSTVGNALINLLEPPGRIVSGRVLFDGTDLTTLDDETLRGYRGSRIGMIFQDPQTSLNPLMTVGEQLVETLRSTKALDAAAAEAEAIALLESVGISEPRARLKAYPHQFSGGMRQRVVIALALSGDPDLIIADEPTTALDVSIQAQILELIKSLCASRQLGVILVTHDIGVIAEIADRVAVMYNGEVVETGDVAQVIGAPKHDYTKSLIAAVPRGDRKIDRFTLIDYIEGGTSKLKPIDVETHWLGARTADTAADTDVALTVANVNKTFVLQRAFFKRNQTAITALDDVSFEVTAGESFGLVGESGSGKSTVARIIAGLYPADSGRITVRGQDVLSAPKSDAVKAVRRSVQMVFQDPYSSLNSRMRVRDIVAEPIRFHRSTGSEAETRQIVSDLLEHVGLPRTAELKYPHEFSGGQRQRISIARALASRPRILICDEPTSALDVSVQATILNLLKDLQAELGLTLLFISHDLPVIRQMCDRVAVMRHGAICEIAETNTLFDAPQHDYSRHLLNLMPKLTSLGDA